Proteins from one Pseudomonas grandcourensis genomic window:
- a CDS encoding sigma-54 dependent transcriptional regulator, whose amino-acid sequence MSDAPALRRLLVVDPCDDCYRLLPGLRDIGWDVDSCTLENAVDRTCDVGLLRLQPSHLEHPEAVKELISRSGTEWIAVLNQEVLRLQNVGDFVCEWFFDFHTLPFDVHRVQVTLGRAFGMARLRGQGTVHVDQPEHELLGDSKPVRELRKLLSKLAPTESPVLIRGESGTGKELVARTLHRLSQRHSKPFIAINCGAIPEHLIQSELFGHEKGAFTGAHQRKIGRFEAANGGTLFLDEIGDLPLELQANLLRFLQEKHIERVGGSQPIAVDVRVLAATNVDLEAAIEKKRFREDLYYRLNVLQVATVPLRERHGDLAVLANHFSHFYSHETGRRPRSFSDDALIAMGKHDWPGNVRELANRVRRGLVLAEGRQIEARDLGLISQHGIAAPMGTLEEYKSRAERQALCDVLNRHSDNLSVAAKVLGVSRPTFYRLLHKHQIR is encoded by the coding sequence ATGAGCGATGCGCCTGCCTTACGACGTTTGTTAGTGGTTGACCCCTGTGACGATTGCTATCGCCTGCTCCCTGGATTGCGCGATATCGGGTGGGACGTTGACAGCTGCACGCTGGAGAACGCCGTTGACCGAACCTGTGACGTAGGCTTGCTGCGCTTACAGCCCTCGCACCTTGAGCACCCGGAGGCTGTCAAGGAACTGATCAGCCGCAGCGGCACCGAGTGGATAGCCGTACTCAATCAGGAAGTACTGCGACTGCAAAATGTCGGTGACTTCGTCTGTGAATGGTTTTTTGACTTTCATACCTTGCCGTTCGACGTGCACCGGGTTCAGGTAACACTGGGTCGGGCGTTTGGCATGGCGCGGTTGCGCGGGCAGGGTACCGTGCATGTTGACCAGCCCGAGCACGAATTGCTGGGCGACAGCAAACCTGTCCGTGAACTGCGAAAACTCCTGAGCAAACTGGCTCCGACCGAATCGCCTGTATTGATTCGCGGTGAAAGCGGCACTGGCAAGGAACTGGTCGCACGAACCCTGCATCGTCTGTCCCAGCGTCACAGCAAACCCTTTATCGCGATCAATTGTGGGGCGATCCCTGAACACTTGATCCAGTCCGAATTGTTTGGCCATGAGAAAGGCGCCTTTACCGGCGCGCACCAACGCAAGATCGGACGGTTTGAAGCCGCCAACGGTGGCACGCTGTTTCTCGACGAGATCGGTGACCTGCCACTGGAGTTGCAGGCCAACCTGTTGCGCTTCCTCCAGGAAAAACACATCGAGCGGGTCGGCGGCAGTCAGCCGATTGCAGTGGATGTGCGGGTACTGGCGGCGACGAACGTCGACCTGGAAGCCGCCATCGAGAAGAAACGCTTTCGCGAAGACTTGTATTACCGCTTGAACGTACTGCAAGTGGCGACCGTTCCGCTGCGCGAGCGCCATGGCGACCTGGCGGTGCTGGCCAACCACTTCTCCCATTTCTACAGCCATGAAACCGGGCGTCGCCCTCGCAGTTTCAGCGACGACGCGTTGATTGCCATGGGCAAACACGACTGGCCAGGTAATGTTCGCGAACTGGCCAACCGCGTTCGTCGCGGGTTGGTGTTGGCCGAAGGCCGGCAGATCGAGGCCCGTGATCTGGGGTTGATCAGTCAGCATGGGATCGCCGCGCCGATGGGCACCCTCGAAGAATACAAGTCCCGGGCCGAACGCCAGGCGTTGTGCGATGTATTGAATCGCCACAGCGATAACCTGAGTGTCGCCGCCAAAGTACTGGGTGTGTCGCGACCGACCTTCTACCGGTTGTTGCACAAGCACCAGATTCGCTGA
- the nhaB gene encoding sodium/proton antiporter NhaB yields MSGSMAQAFAHNFLGHSPRWYKACIVGFLILNALVLWTAGPVAAGWLLVLEFIFTLAMALKCYPLMPGGLLMIEALLLKMTTPQALYDELLHNFPVILLLMFMVAGIYFMKDLLLYLFSRLLLGVRSKALLALMFCFLSAFLSAFLDALTVTAVIISAAVGFYSVYHRVASGNDPRQDSEFSDDQHLPTLHQGDLEQFRAFLRSLLMHGAVGTALGGVCTLVGEPQNLLIGHEMGWHFSEFFTQVAPVSLPVLVAGLATCVLLEKLRWFGYGTLLPDNVRAVLANYAAEDDAERTTRQRAALLVQGFAALILIAGLAFHIAEVGLIGLMVIVLITAFTGITDEHRLGTAFKDAMPFTSLLVVFFAVVAVIHDQQLFTPLIHWVLTLPADQQPGMLFIANGLLSAISDNVFVATIYITEVKRAFMAGEMTREHFESLAIAINTGTNLPSVATPNGQAAFLFLLTSAIAPLVRLSYGRMVWMALPYTVVMGTLGWYAVSYWL; encoded by the coding sequence ATGTCCGGTTCAATGGCCCAGGCGTTCGCGCACAACTTTCTCGGGCACTCGCCCCGTTGGTACAAGGCCTGCATCGTCGGCTTTCTGATTCTCAATGCCCTGGTGCTGTGGACCGCAGGCCCGGTGGCTGCCGGCTGGCTCCTGGTGCTGGAGTTCATCTTCACCCTGGCCATGGCGCTCAAATGCTACCCGCTGATGCCCGGCGGCCTGCTGATGATTGAAGCCCTGCTGCTGAAGATGACCACGCCCCAGGCGCTGTATGACGAGTTGCTGCACAACTTCCCGGTGATCCTGCTGCTGATGTTCATGGTGGCCGGTATCTATTTCATGAAGGACCTGTTGCTGTACCTGTTCTCGCGCCTGCTGCTCGGGGTCCGCTCCAAGGCCCTGCTGGCCCTGATGTTCTGCTTTCTGTCGGCCTTTCTGTCGGCGTTCCTCGATGCCCTGACCGTGACCGCCGTCATCATCAGTGCCGCCGTAGGCTTCTACTCGGTGTATCACCGCGTCGCCTCGGGTAACGATCCGCGTCAGGACAGCGAGTTCAGCGACGACCAACATCTGCCCACCCTGCATCAGGGTGATCTGGAACAGTTCCGCGCCTTCCTGCGCAGCCTGCTGATGCACGGTGCCGTGGGCACCGCGCTGGGTGGCGTCTGTACGCTGGTCGGTGAACCGCAGAACCTGCTGATCGGCCATGAAATGGGCTGGCACTTCTCCGAGTTCTTTACCCAGGTTGCGCCGGTATCCCTGCCGGTACTGGTTGCCGGGCTGGCAACCTGCGTCTTGCTGGAAAAGCTGCGCTGGTTCGGATACGGCACACTGCTGCCGGATAACGTCCGTGCCGTGCTGGCCAACTACGCCGCCGAAGACGATGCTGAGCGCACCACGCGCCAACGTGCAGCGTTACTGGTGCAAGGCTTTGCCGCATTGATTCTGATTGCCGGGCTGGCGTTCCACATCGCCGAAGTGGGTTTGATCGGCTTGATGGTGATCGTGCTGATCACCGCCTTTACCGGCATCACCGACGAACACCGCCTGGGCACCGCGTTCAAGGACGCCATGCCGTTCACCTCATTGCTGGTGGTGTTTTTCGCCGTGGTCGCGGTGATTCACGACCAGCAACTGTTCACCCCGCTGATCCACTGGGTGCTGACGCTGCCGGCAGACCAACAACCGGGCATGCTGTTCATTGCCAATGGCCTGCTGTCCGCCATCAGCGACAACGTGTTCGTGGCGACCATCTACATCACCGAAGTGAAGCGCGCCTTCATGGCGGGTGAGATGACCCGTGAGCATTTCGAATCCCTGGCCATCGCGATCAATACCGGCACCAACCTGCCGAGCGTGGCGACGCCCAACGGTCAGGCGGCGTTCCTGTTCCTGCTGACCTCGGCGATTGCACCGCTGGTGCGCCTGTCTTACGGACGGATGGTGTGGATGGCGTTGCCGTACACCGTGGTGATGGGGACATTGGGCTGGTATGCGGTGAGTTACTGGTTGTAA
- a CDS encoding heme utilization protein, giving the protein MNPTTALKPLAFALAAVMAFAAQAAGLDDHGQGSGQDNGQGNNHQPKGPTLEQIMQITAGAGAAVLDSQKSKGSSALNRDTMNDARIDNSLNNSNGNMGANVAAGNGNQQDNAAALATADESFIFGTAVAVSSATQKSNGNTARNYSNTNNTTLNNAGNSGSGNIGINLTTGDFNQQKNNLAIAVSGGRVAVAAAAANQSTSGLNVANNAQTTDFVAVGVLGLSGVTTQQVITPEGWKPPVTNNASITGSMNSFSGNGGANVSSGVGNQQSNSLSIAAGCKSCQ; this is encoded by the coding sequence ATGAACCCGACAACTGCTCTCAAACCACTGGCTTTCGCTCTGGCAGCAGTGATGGCATTCGCGGCACAAGCAGCCGGTCTGGATGATCACGGGCAGGGCAGCGGCCAGGACAATGGACAAGGCAACAACCATCAGCCCAAAGGCCCGACGCTGGAGCAAATCATGCAGATAACAGCAGGTGCCGGGGCCGCCGTGCTGGACTCGCAGAAAAGCAAAGGCAGCAGCGCATTGAATCGGGACACCATGAACGACGCCAGAATCGACAACTCCCTCAACAACTCAAACGGCAACATGGGCGCCAACGTTGCAGCCGGTAACGGCAACCAGCAAGACAACGCCGCCGCCCTTGCCACGGCTGACGAAAGCTTCATCTTCGGCACTGCGGTCGCCGTCTCCAGCGCGACTCAGAAGAGCAACGGCAACACCGCCAGGAACTACTCAAACACCAACAACACAACGCTCAATAACGCAGGCAACAGCGGTTCCGGCAACATCGGCATCAACCTGACCACCGGCGACTTCAACCAACAGAAAAACAACCTGGCGATTGCCGTTTCAGGCGGTCGTGTAGCAGTAGCGGCGGCGGCAGCCAACCAAAGCACGTCCGGGCTGAACGTCGCCAACAACGCCCAAACGACAGATTTCGTAGCCGTGGGTGTATTGGGTCTGTCTGGCGTAACCACTCAACAAGTGATAACGCCAGAGGGCTGGAAACCCCCTGTCACCAACAATGCTTCGATAACGGGTTCGATGAACAGCTTCTCCGGCAACGGCGGAGCCAACGTATCGTCTGGTGTGGGCAACCAGCAAAGCAACTCGCTGTCCATCGCCGCGGGCTGCAAGTCTTGTCAGTAA
- a CDS encoding C39 family peptidase, whose product MRKTVLFALLCLSGLTQAAQMPVAALPGGVLVYKHVQSLRERKFSDIVEQKTDFSCGAAALATILRQAYWLDVDEEHIIKGMLATADQELVRTQGFSMLDMKRYIERIGMRARGYRIPPERLEAVTIPVVVLMEIRGYKHFVVLQRADKNWVYIGDPVLGHKRYSHDDFVKGWNGIIFAIVGPGYDKTNALRSPPEPLTAKNKMDNFNPVKDAELMDFGFIQSDFF is encoded by the coding sequence ATGCGTAAGACTGTCCTTTTCGCCCTGCTCTGCCTGTCCGGCCTGACCCAGGCTGCACAGATGCCGGTTGCCGCCTTGCCGGGCGGCGTGCTGGTGTACAAGCACGTACAGAGTTTGCGCGAGCGCAAGTTCAGCGACATCGTCGAACAAAAGACCGATTTCAGCTGCGGCGCCGCCGCGCTGGCAACGATACTGCGCCAGGCCTATTGGCTCGACGTCGATGAGGAGCACATCATCAAGGGCATGCTGGCCACCGCAGACCAGGAGCTTGTGCGTACGCAGGGTTTTTCCATGCTGGACATGAAGCGCTACATTGAACGTATCGGCATGCGTGCCCGGGGCTACAGGATCCCGCCGGAAAGGCTCGAAGCCGTGACGATTCCGGTGGTGGTACTGATGGAAATTCGCGGCTACAAGCACTTCGTGGTGTTGCAGCGGGCGGACAAGAACTGGGTCTATATCGGCGACCCGGTACTCGGACACAAACGCTACTCTCATGATGACTTTGTCAAAGGCTGGAATGGCATTATCTTCGCTATCGTCGGTCCCGGTTACGACAAAACCAATGCGTTACGCAGTCCACCGGAACCGCTGACAGCCAAGAACAAGATGGATAACTTCAACCCGGTCAAAGATGCTGAATTGATGGATTTTGGCTTCATACAGAGCGACTTCTTTTAA